The Quadrisphaera setariae genome includes a window with the following:
- a CDS encoding EscU/YscU/HrcU family type III secretion system export apparatus switch protein yields the protein MSGGDGQERTEQPTAKKLKEARKKGQSAKTPDLGAWLGLAAAVMTVPMALDAGRERLQPLFGLLDDVAATPDPALVMRSLAMAGSAIAFMLGPLAAVTVVVALVSGAAQGGMHLATQAAKPNWKRLDVIKGLKQMVSPQQLWQMAKSLLKTAIIGTVLWMTIKAVLPVLLTSEMLPLANIVTAVQGSAVSLIRTAVIAGLALAVVDYAVAKRKNLKELRMTRQEVKDEMKSSEGNPLIKGAVRAKQRQMSRNRMMANVATADVVMVNPTHVAVALRYDAERGAPRVVAKGAGHVAAKIREKAAEHGVPMVADIPLARALHSACEVDQEVPPHLYVAVAQVLAFVMALRQRGAAKGVHVTPLAGALPVPA from the coding sequence GTGAGCGGGGGTGACGGGCAGGAGCGCACCGAACAACCCACAGCCAAGAAGCTCAAGGAAGCCCGCAAGAAGGGCCAGTCGGCCAAGACCCCCGACCTCGGCGCCTGGCTGGGTCTCGCGGCCGCGGTGATGACCGTGCCGATGGCGCTGGACGCCGGGCGCGAGAGGCTGCAGCCGCTGTTCGGCCTGCTCGACGACGTCGCCGCCACCCCAGACCCAGCGCTCGTCATGCGGTCGCTGGCCATGGCGGGATCGGCCATCGCCTTCATGCTGGGGCCGCTCGCGGCGGTCACCGTGGTGGTCGCCCTCGTCTCCGGCGCGGCCCAGGGGGGCATGCACCTCGCCACCCAGGCGGCCAAGCCCAACTGGAAGCGGCTCGACGTCATCAAGGGCCTCAAGCAGATGGTCAGCCCGCAGCAGCTGTGGCAGATGGCCAAGTCGCTGCTCAAGACGGCCATCATCGGCACCGTCCTGTGGATGACCATCAAGGCCGTGCTCCCGGTGCTGCTGACCTCGGAGATGCTGCCGCTGGCCAACATCGTCACCGCCGTGCAGGGCAGCGCCGTCTCGCTCATCCGCACCGCGGTCATCGCCGGCCTCGCGCTCGCGGTGGTCGACTACGCGGTGGCCAAGCGGAAGAACCTCAAGGAGCTGCGGATGACGCGCCAGGAGGTCAAGGACGAGATGAAGTCCTCCGAGGGCAACCCGCTCATCAAGGGCGCCGTCCGGGCCAAGCAGCGGCAGATGAGCCGCAACCGCATGATGGCCAACGTCGCCACCGCCGACGTCGTCATGGTCAACCCGACCCACGTCGCCGTGGCGCTGCGCTACGACGCCGAGCGCGGTGCTCCCCGCGTCGTCGCCAAGGGTGCCGGCCACGTGGCCGCGAAGATCCGTGAGAAGGCCGCCGAGCACGGCGTGCCGATGGTCGCCGACATCCCGCTGGCCCGTGCGCTGCACTCGGCCTGTGAGGTCGACCAGGAGGTGCCGCCGCACCTCTACGTGGCCGTCGCCCAGGTGCTGGCCTTCGTCATGGCCCTGCGCCAGCGCGGCGCGGCCAAGGGCGTGCACGTCACCCCCCTGGCGGGTGCCCTGCCCGTCCCGGCCTGA
- a CDS encoding flagellar biosynthesis protein FlhA has product MNFRRLSTLALPLGVVGIILLLVVPLPSQLLDFLIALNIVLGLLILLTAMYVKRPLDFSIFPSLLLVATLFRLGLNVASTRLILRDGDAGKVIHAFGDFVVGGSLVIGLVIFTILVVIQFLVITNGAGRVAEVGARFTLEAMPGKQMAIDADLNAGLIDEETARTRRAEVTAEADFYGAMDGGAKFVKGDAIAGIIIILINLIGGFVIGMVQKGMSPADALHTYSLLTVGDGLVTQIPALLMSVATGLIVTRATSQSDLGTDAAAQLLRNRTALRISGAGAIAIALIPGLPKLPFLVLGAGMLLLAQRVPAEQTDEKVIDLDAASPAAATPETPEQLMQQMRVDPLEIVLAPDLVDLVDTASGGDLLDRVRSLRRKIALELGIVIPPVRTRDSLDLPLSTYAVRISGVEVGTGLAPAGKVLALGDHLDGLPGTSTTEPVFGLAGKWVPAELRHQAEMTGATVVDRASVLVTHLAEIVRTNAGRLLSREDVKSLTDSLKSTDAAVVEELVPALLSLGEIQRVLQAMLEEGVPVRDLARIYEGLSLRAKVGSDQASLVEAARAALGPAVAAPHVRDGRLRVLTLDPLLEHQMVESLRITDAGPQLSLDPGRVEAVVDEAARKVQMAEDAGYTPVLVCAPALRAPLRRLVAMSAPAVAVLSYSEVSGPELVIETVGVVHGANAVAA; this is encoded by the coding sequence GTGAACTTCCGCCGCCTGAGCACCCTGGCGCTGCCACTGGGTGTCGTGGGCATCATCCTGCTGCTGGTGGTGCCGCTGCCGTCGCAGCTGCTCGACTTCCTCATCGCCCTGAACATCGTGCTGGGGCTGCTGATCCTGCTGACGGCGATGTACGTCAAGCGACCGCTGGACTTCTCCATCTTCCCGTCGCTGCTGCTGGTGGCCACGCTGTTCAGGCTCGGCCTGAACGTCGCCTCCACCCGCCTGATCCTGCGCGACGGGGACGCCGGCAAGGTCATCCACGCCTTCGGCGACTTCGTCGTCGGCGGGTCGCTGGTCATCGGCCTGGTGATCTTCACGATCCTCGTGGTCATCCAGTTCCTCGTCATCACCAACGGTGCGGGCCGCGTCGCCGAGGTCGGCGCCCGGTTCACCCTCGAGGCGATGCCCGGCAAGCAGATGGCCATCGACGCCGACCTCAACGCCGGCCTCATCGACGAGGAGACCGCCCGCACGCGCCGCGCCGAGGTCACCGCCGAGGCCGACTTCTACGGTGCGATGGACGGTGGTGCCAAGTTCGTCAAGGGCGACGCCATCGCCGGCATCATCATCATCCTCATCAACCTCATCGGCGGCTTCGTCATCGGCATGGTCCAGAAGGGCATGTCGCCCGCGGACGCGCTGCACACCTACAGCCTGCTGACGGTCGGCGACGGCCTGGTCACCCAGATCCCGGCGCTGCTCATGTCCGTCGCCACCGGCCTCATCGTGACCCGGGCCACCTCCCAGAGCGACCTCGGCACCGACGCCGCGGCCCAGCTGCTGCGCAACCGCACCGCCCTGCGGATCAGCGGTGCCGGCGCCATCGCCATCGCCCTCATCCCGGGCCTGCCCAAGCTCCCCTTCCTCGTCCTCGGCGCCGGCATGCTCCTGCTGGCCCAGCGCGTCCCCGCCGAGCAGACCGACGAGAAGGTCATCGACCTCGACGCCGCCTCCCCGGCCGCGGCCACCCCGGAGACGCCCGAGCAGCTGATGCAGCAGATGCGCGTCGACCCGCTGGAGATCGTGCTCGCCCCCGACCTCGTGGACCTGGTCGACACCGCCTCCGGCGGCGACCTGCTCGACCGGGTGCGCTCCCTGCGCCGGAAGATCGCGCTGGAGCTGGGCATCGTCATCCCCCCGGTGCGCACCCGGGACTCCCTCGACCTGCCGCTGTCCACCTACGCGGTCCGCATCTCCGGTGTCGAGGTGGGCACCGGCCTGGCGCCCGCCGGCAAGGTGCTCGCCCTGGGCGACCACCTCGACGGCCTGCCCGGCACCTCCACCACCGAGCCGGTGTTCGGCCTGGCCGGCAAGTGGGTGCCCGCGGAGCTGCGCCACCAGGCGGAGATGACCGGCGCGACCGTGGTCGACAGGGCCTCGGTGCTCGTGACCCACCTGGCGGAGATCGTGCGCACCAACGCCGGCCGCCTGCTCTCCCGCGAGGACGTCAAGTCCCTCACCGACTCCCTCAAGTCCACCGACGCCGCGGTGGTGGAGGAGCTGGTGCCCGCGTTGCTCTCGCTCGGCGAGATCCAGCGCGTGCTGCAGGCGATGCTCGAGGAGGGCGTGCCGGTCCGCGACCTCGCCCGCATCTACGAGGGCCTCTCGCTGCGCGCCAAGGTCGGCTCCGACCAGGCCTCCCTCGTCGAGGCGGCCCGCGCCGCGCTCGGCCCGGCCGTCGCCGCCCCGCACGTCCGCGACGGCAGGCTCCGGGTGCTCACCCTCGACCCGCTGCTGGAGCACCAGATGGTGGAGTCGCTGCGCATCACCGACGCCGGCCCGCAGCTCTCGCTCGACCCCGGGCGTGTCGAGGCCGTCGTGGACGAGGCAGCCCGTAAGGTCCAGATGGCCGAGGACGCCGGGTACACACCCGTCCTGGTGTGCGCGCCGGCGCTCCGAGCCCCGCTGCGCCGCCTGGTCGCGATGTCCGCTCCTGCCGTCGCGGTGCTGTCCTACTCCGAGGTCTCCGGGCCTGAGCTGGTGATCGAGACAGTGGGAGTCGTCCATGGCGCCAACGCGGTTGCTGCTTGA